GGTAGTGAGGTCTCACCATCTTCGTCCTCAACCCCTACATTTATATGCAGTGGCAGCCCGTTCATTTCGGGTAGGATTCCAGGGTACAAGACGCAAAGCTGAATTTCTATGGCATGTGTTACTCGTGGGAACAGAAATCGTTCCTCTGGAGTCTGGACCGTGCCAGAGTAGACGGAAAAAGCTGTTCACATATATGATGTATCTGTGTTTGTTCGTCCGTGCCTGCCATAACTCGCTGTGGGCTGGGGTGCATTTGCTGCTGCATTGTGCTGGATGTAAATCTGTGTGAAAATTGCGAGCTTGTTCAGTATTTATGTTATGAAACCCTACCCTTTTTGGCATTTTGGTGATGGTATGTTTTGGATTTGTGATCCAAATAGATGTTTTATGTCCATTTTGAAGTTAGAGAATTTTTTTGGCTGTACTCTTTGCTTGCATCATACCCCTTTTGAAAAATGAATTGATGATTAGTCTTCTATGGAGGCAACGCCATAGAATATATACACATAATTAAGTTACTATTTTACGCTTTCCATGAAGTGAGGTAATTACCCAGATTATTTTTGGTAATATGTACATTTTGGTTTTGTATATATTGTGTCAAAACAGTTTTAGTCTTAAATTTTTTGTTGAATCAGTTACAGATCTTTAATTATGATTTGAATATCGATTTTAGTTTTTATCTTCTAAATTatgtaattaaatttttataattatatcgaTAAAAtcaaaaactatttttttccctcttaattaaaataattaagatcaacatataattataaaattataattgatTCCATAAATGacataaaattaaaagtatcatattttataaagagtaggtcttttgtcagacgatctcacgaatctttatttgtgagacgggtcaatattatattcacaataaaaagtaatattcttatcataaaaagtaatattttttcatggatgacccgaataagatattcgtcttacaaaatacagtgtcacacaagtttttatcttttataaatacaaaattaatattaatattttgtcCGTGTATAGTTTGACCGTAATGAAAACAATATAAATTGCTTGTCGGAATTTGAAATAACatcaatttgaaattttaaatatatattatattgtcAAGAGAAAAAAATGGGATCATATAACAAATAAATTTGATGTCCAAAAACACGAATTTCTTTGCCACTCTCTTTCTCGTAAACtcgtattttaaaataaaaaattaaatagcaAAAAGTTACTAAAAATAATggtaaatataaaattatattttctattAAAAATTGAATGCCTACTCTTCAAATATTTACTCACTCGCAATTAAGGatataaacaaaccaaaccgtttgtgagctattcaaagctcgattcgataaaagctcgtttgagctcgtttaacGAGGCTCGTTAAGAAAAACAAACCAATctcaagctttacagtattTGGCttgttagctcgtgaacatgttcgttaataagttcatgagtaatcttttagatgaaacaataatagttttgatatttgatttattgattttatatattatttatgaaatatatagaaaaatctattaaatttatttatcataataaatatacaaattttaataataataatatatttttctttaaatatataatttattttttaattaatttaataaaaatttaaatgcataattcatatttattgaaTTTGTTTAGACtcgataaaaatttaataaactcGTGAACTATACGTATATTTGTTAAATACATATATTTGTTAAATAAATCTCAAAATCGACTCGATCGTAAACGAACCATCCTCGAACATTCAAAGCTCGACTCTATTACATCCCACTACGTCTTCTGCACTCCATAGATTGCGCAAATCCGCGGCCTATCTGTCAATACCTGTGAAGGTTACTCTGTGATCTATATCCCTAAAAATGGCAAAGGTTAGAGACATTGTGAATCGAAGACAGGAAATTGAGGTAATTTGTATCTTTTGAATGTTAATATTCAATTGCTTTTTCGGATTACTGCAAATTCCGAGTGAATTTAAGCAAAATAGTGGTGCTGAAATTTCTGAGAGGTTAGTAGAGTTGCCCTTCTCGTTTACTTTATTTGAATGTTAATATTCAATTGCTTTTTCGGATTACTGCAAATTCCGAGTGAATTTAAGCAAAATAGTGATGCTGAAATTTCTGAGAGGTTAGTAGAGTTGCCCTTCTCGTTTACTTTAtttccatgtgatcttgggttcgatcctggagaggcacaaacttaagttcatgggcttaagagttctatgagtaacccgtacgacgcctatggaaagtcCGTAAGGAACAAGGCCCCATAGAAggaccccaagatcgggatagccttgggtcgatcggggcagtgggccgtatgggcggtccactgggactgtaatgggtcgttacaataaaaggcgtatatatatatatatatatatatatatatatttatttatatttctaCAAAGAGTAATGCTGCTAAAAGGTTTGTAATTTGCATGTTCCGAATCCATTTGTGAGTTATCAAAGTTTGAGTGCTCGATGAAATCTGTTTTCACCACAGATCACATAGGAGTCTTTTGGCCAATACATTTCCTATGAACAGGTTTAAGATATTGCAAAACAACTGATATCCAATTTCTTCGGCTTTGCTCTTGATCTCATAGCCTGTTTATGCACTTTTGTggtgataattttgaatttttcggATATTTGATGTTACATCTTCAGCTGAATGTATGGAAAATTTCCCACGTGGCTAAAGGAGTTTATGAGAAGATTTATCGTGAGTCATAATTTTACCTCCGGTGTTGCATCTTCTGCATTTCGAAATTTGATTGTTTTGGTATCTGTGGTACCTATTGATTTGTTCAGACACATTTTTCCTTGCTGTTTTCACTTTTGGCTTTGATTTTTAGGTGAGATAATCGTGTTATCTCCAATCTAATTGATAATTTGCAGTGACATTAATCCACAAATGTACTCACTGACGCATGATCTGTCGTCGAAGTTTATTTAACGAGAAGGTTCTGCTTATAATTTTCCACTCTGATTCTCTAAATGATGCAACTTAGAAGAGAATATAAAGGGGGCCAGAACATATCCAATTCCAAAAAATGAGGAAAATAAACTAACAAATTCCGTACTTCAGAGAAAAGGAATAGAGAAAAAGAAATCCTTAAGAAACTACTATCGCTATAACTAAAGATGGAAACAAATTAGGAGGGGCGACAATTAAGTTAgtcaaatatttaaatattgccCTTCCGCTGGGTTGGacacatttttaaattttaactcAAATGCTAAAATTTCTCAGTAAGGACATCTGCAACGCGATTATTAGTTGTTGTGCTCAATATGTTGATAATTCTAGTTGAGTTTATACTCATCAGGGAAATGTTTGTATTAAATTGATAGAGTTGCACATGTGCCATAAAATTTCTTGCACAATTATCCATGCACATTCTTCAGCTGTCGACGCCACTGTTTCTATTAGTTATCCATTTATTTTTGTCCCAATTAAGTTACTCAATTATCTAAGTGCCAAATCCTTATCTCAGGCCCACATTATTTTAATGCAAACAAGCATAACAACTTGATCATTAGTTGCGGGCACAACAGGTTGATAATTCCACATGAGTTTGTGCACGTCCTTGATTGCGGGAATGTTCGTATTAAATTGAGAATGATGCGCATGAgccatagagtttcattgtacAATCAACCATGTGTGTTCTTAAGCTGGTAGAGTCactatttttcttcttctttattGTATTATCCCAACTGAATTAATCACATTTAAGTGCTGAATCCTTATCTTAGCCCCCAATTATTTTAATGTGATCGAGCATGTATTGATTATTTTCCTCACGTATTATATGAACTCATTAGGACTACTTTCGGAATGTCTTTTTACTAAATAGTTAATTTTTCATCTATAAATGTGACCGCTGATTCTGCAATCAAATATTAATCAACTTCTTCTTTTTTGTAATTCGAATAAACATCCACAGCATATTTATTGTTAAAAGGCGGGATTAGTGATTGAGCTAGCAAAAGTATGAAAGTGAATGTGAAAGACTTTCCTTTGCTTATGTAATATGAGTCCTATACCCAGGTGCATGTCGTTGTCCTTTCATtactaatatttaatttttttgaaatcttTCCATTCATCGATTATTCAACCAATGTTGAACAAGTTGTTATTGTTATAGTCTAAGATTGTGTTACGAGTTTAGGTTAAGGGATAGTGGGCCGGGTCAAATAGGGTAGTATGGCAACCATAGAAATAGCATAATAAAACAGAGGGGGGGTGGTGTGTgggggagagagagagagagagagagagagaggtttTTTGGGGAGTAACGTTGCTGGAAGTTGCTAGGGAGAGGGGAAATCATTCTTTGAGGAATATTTTATGCTCTAATGGGCCTTACCCTTTGTGAGTATTGGTCATTATGTTTGTGTAATTTTTCTATTTAAGTTAATAAAATTACTCTCTTTTATAACTGTCTTGAGTTTGTATTAGATTGCCTTAATATGATTTCATAATATAATTGCGAGATTCTATGTTAGATGTTCAGATTtactgaatatatatatatatatatatatatatatgatacatATGTTTTGCGTTAAAGTGACAAAATTATTTATTGCTGTTGTCGTAGATTGACCAAACCAATGCCAGATTTCCTTCTTTACAGACACAAATATGTCATCATATCCCCACTCACCAAATATCTGCACTTTCAATTTTTCACTTGTCCTTTTTCCTCTGTGGTATGGCATCCGTTATGTGATTTTATGCTATTTAAGCGAATAATAGAAAGGATAGGTGAAACAACAGAAATTAATTCTTCACTCTCTGTTCCTGGTGGGAAAACAACTGAGAGAGTGATAAGCGGTAACAAATGGAGAAGAATGACGGATATTCACATGTTGCGATTCTGTATGATTTGATTGAGAGGTTGAAGAATATCACAAATTGGGATGAATGGGCTTCTCCTTGGACATATGCCGAGAAACAGATGTGGTGGCTTGCTATACCTAGAAAATTTGCAGTGTTAACTCGCTGAAGATGATGGTTCATAGAGCTTATCTATGGGCTTAGGAGGAATCAAAGAGCTCTCTGAAATCCAAAAATTAGAttcaatcaaaatatttgtaTCTTCCTGTGAATGATTTCAAATATTCGGTGATAAAAGGGAAAATTTGAGACATGAATGTTGCTTTTTTCGTATTCTTCTTTTTGTTGCTTGATCTTTTTCCCTCGCATCACCAGAACCTGTCTCTGTCTGTATAAAACATGTGCATTACTGCTGTGAGATAATTCAAATTCTGgttttacaattttatttttcattattttgtaCCAGAATCAGGGAACCTTTTCAACTGACTTGTTGCCACAATTTCAGTACCATACCAACGTATGCGTGATTGTGTATCCGTCTCAGCATGTGGCAATTGATTCATCTTAAGGATTAGAAAGTTCTACATCTAAAATTATATTAGTGGATCTGGCACTTAGTCTCATAAAACCTCCCCCTTTTAGAATGTTCCAAATctaaaattatatcatcaaaTCACACTTAGTTAGATAAAGCCTTTTCCTTGGTACTGTTCTATATGGTTCCTTGTAGATTAACTTCTAATAAACAAAATGCATCCTAACATTATATCTCGTCATCCATAGTACCGGAGACTATAATTTTCAAGCCCTTATGGGTGAAATTTCAATCTTATGTATCTAATGCTAATGCTGAAAATGATATGACTTCTGCCTATTATTAGTTGTGATGACAGGAAAAATGAGACAATATGTAGCTTTACTATCCTGAAGAATCCGGGGTAGTTTGTGTTACAGTAGTTGTTAAACAACTGAGCTACAATTGTCAGTGGAAGATTGTGACTTAGACTGGATTCTTAAAGTATTGCTGCAAATTGGCAAGATGATGTTGGAAATTTACAGGGTTTGGAATAGGCAAGATcgtttttaattttgaagatTCAAATCTTATTAATATATGGCTTGAAGCTCTTTATTTTCTTATGTTGCTTCGAACATAATAGTTGTGCATATGTGCAGGGCCTTTGTACAAGAAAACTGTGAGCTGCATGTAAGATCAACCTCATATATCTCCAATTTGTCGATATTATTTTGTAACtgatgactttattttgtgtaTGCAATGTGAGTTTTTGAATTTGGATAGCACAAATATCAACTGGATGTTAActataatttaatgaaataacaaAGCGAATTAATTTCCGTGGTACTTAGTCAATTGATTTTTAATACTTATTCTTGTGTCAACGTACACAGTATATGGTGTGAATCTAATATACTTGGTGTCTAATCTTTTTCAGACTCTGAGTGCAGCACAGTTCTTCACACGGACAAATAAGTTCTGTAAATAGAGTTTTTCTTCGCTCATTTTGAAATCATCTCTTTTTCGAGTTACCTAATATGTTTTGTTCTCATGTATTAAGAAGatgtgtgttctctttgaaaCATAATAAATGATTGTATACCATAAATTATTATAGTGAAATTTTTTTCTATCTTACTTGTGGTTTTTATCCTTATAATTTTTAGAGATTTATGTAATaaatctcgttatccaattatattttatttttaatatttattatctcGAACTGATGTAGTTGAGACCAACACCTGGCTAATTTGGTTTACACGTTTCCATTGTATTAAAAAAAGAAGCGGTTGTGAAATcgtcacacacacacatatatttgGGTTGGATTGTTGGTAGACTTGAGCATAGGGCATTTTATATCTACTTGGCTTGATAAAATCTTCAACTCTCGGTTCACAGCTTTACCGGTCATAACTATGTAATCTACTTTTTCTtcaaacataaaaaatatacaatatTTACGGTATGCACAGTACATTAAAATTTTCTGatgttaataaatttttttttgtataaaaaaaaccctaaaagttatatattaaaattaaatattttagagaTTACTTTTTTAAAGTTTCTAATAATTAGttagaataattatttaaatataatgattttAGTTCGATGTTgtaaatgtttttaaaaattattatggattttttttaaaaaaaattgtgagtATTTGTAAACgattaggtctcttgtgagacagtctcacgaatctttatatgtgagacagatcaaccctactgatattcacaataaaaaataatattcttagcataaaaagtaagatttgttcatagatgACTTTAATAAAATATCTGTTTCAAAAAATACAATCCGTACAATTGTTTTTGGTAATTTTTTTGCTTTTGCAAACgttctctctctctctgtgACAAAGAGAGAAAATAGTAGCACggttatttttgtgtttttctttataaaaaaattatatatatacaagcaATATTTATGGATGCTAAACATTACGGAAATAATTTTAGAAACCTTCGAGTCTAGTTTCTATTTCGTTGGTGATTTGACTGCGACACACCAATTTAAGAGGGCGAGTGAACGAAGGCGGAAGGATGCCGTTAAGCGCGACGGCCATCGGAGCTCTGCTGGGATTGGGGACGCAGATGTACTCGAATGCCCTGCGAAAGCTCCCTTACATGCGCCGTAAGCTCCCTCTCTGTATAGATCGAAATTCAATTATATAGAGGATATTATGCTATCATTTATTGATAAATCAATTCATTCAACAATTACGCATAGATCCATGGGAGCATGTTTTGGGAATGGGAATAGGGGTAGTGCTTGCTAATCAGATGGTGAAGTGGGACGCCAAGTCTCAGGAAGACCTTGACAAATTGCTTCTCAAAGCTAAGGAAGCCAACCAGCGTCGCTACTTCGGTATTTCAAtgttttatcttttattttggCTGCCATTACTGTTGTTTTGGGTTTGTAATTCTGTTTATTTTGCAATCGGGCTATTTGTGTATAGAGTGATTTTTCCCTTTGAATCCAGTCTGTCTTACTTACCATCTATATTGTAGTGATTATCGTTTCCAATGAGTGAATGATAGGGCTTGAGATTTTTTTAGTCCAGGTGAGTGTTGTATGGAACAAATGTTTTAAGAAAAAGTATAAAATGTCCAGCCCAACTAGGAAGCAATTTTCATGGTACCTTTTCAAGTGAAATCGGGAACCAATATCATTGGATTTACTCTTCTAGAAAAGTTGTGAATGCTTTCGATTTAGCTGAATATTATGAAAAATGAGTTGATACAAGTGCAATATTATAGAACTTGATTGTACAATCATTTCCTTCaggttttcttttaaaatcaaACTAGAGAAATGTTATACTTGTCCAAGATTCGAGTAAAAACTCTACTTTTTACTCAATGGAATGGAAGATCCTAACTGGAAGTTACTTTATGTGAAGCTGAAAATGAGGTTCTATTCATTTAGAACTCTGTTTTGTGATGATTAGTTTTCGTGATCAGGAAGTTAAGTTGAAATTTTAGATTCCGAGTGGTGGTATCTTTCTAGTTTGGTTCCATCTACTTGATATTATGAAGGTGTTAGAATAT
This Primulina eburnea isolate SZY01 chromosome 2, ASM2296580v1, whole genome shotgun sequence DNA region includes the following protein-coding sequences:
- the LOC140821357 gene encoding uncharacterized protein codes for the protein MPLSATAIGALLGLGTQMYSNALRKLPYMRHPWEHVLGMGIGVVLANQMVKWDAKSQEDLDKLLLKAKEANQRRYFDDDED